The genomic DNA AGCCCGATTTTTCCGCTTGATATTCCACTTTGCCGTCGGGCGAACAATTGTACTTTTCCACCGAAGCGACGCCCTTTTCGTTTTTCGTGCGGCCGACGATATAATCGAATCCTTTGAAAGAGTTTTCGTTTACGCCCTCCACGTCGATGAGCAGTGTCATGGAATTTTTCTTGGTTAAATCGATCTTCATGTCCTCCGTCGTTTCGACGAGGAAATACACGTAATTCGCATCGGACGAAACGCGCACCTGGGAAATGTCGTTGATGAGCGAATTATCCACGTACGTTTCCGTGCCCGATATGTTGATGAAATTGCGGTTGGTCTCGCCCGTAAGGTCGAAATACACGCTGGAAACCGCGTTCCACTGGGTAAGCCCCTTTTCGATATCGATGCTCTTGACCGATCCGTAAGGAAGTTCCGTTACCTTGTTGCCCTTATAATTGCGCACGTTGCGCATCAACTGCAAAAAGGCGTTGTCGCCGTAGCCGTTCTTCACCATTTCCACATCGCGGGAAAACTCTTCGTTGAAAGTATCCACGAAATAGGGACGGTTGTAGTTGCCCGCCGTGAAATACTCCCCGTTGCCGGGCTGCCCGATGGATTTGAGGGCGCACCATTCGTTCCAGCCCGTCACGAACGTATATTTGGGGTCTGCGTTGATCGCATTCTGCCACTGCTCTTCGAAATTTTTGCCGCTGCGGACAGCCTCGTCGCTGTGGTCGGGTCCGTCCTCGGTCGTATAGCCCCTGCCCCACATGGTATCCATCAGTTCCTCGCCCTTATACGTCTTGTCTGCGAGGACCGCGTCGGAGAAGGGAAGGCGGTTGTGCTGTCCCGTGGATACGTTCATCACCGTTTCTTCGCCTGCGCCGTACACGTGCTGGGGGCGCGTCCAGTCGATCCAGGGCCAGCCGTTCTCGTAATTTTGGCTGGTCGGCCACTGCGATTCCTTGAATTCGAAGAATTCGAGCATATCGGGATCGGTGACGCGGTGGAGATCGTTCGTGCCGTTCACCATGCCCGCCGAAGGGTTTGTCGGATCCGTCACCGCGGCGATGAGCGGTTTCCCGTTGGGACAGAACCACAATTCCTTGTACTTTTCGTCCTTGTAAATGCCGTTCTTTTTCAGTTCGCTCGCGTTGTCGGGCGCCTTGTCGCCGTAGCCCTCGTATAAAATTTTGATGACGTCCTTGGACTGGCTGTTGCAGTAAAACATAAATTTCGGTACGGGCCAGCCCTGCGTGCGCATATCCTCCATTATGGGAAGGATATCCGCGACCACGTCGAGATAATCGAAACCGTTGGTCGCGTCGAACACGAGGAAATCGATGCCCGCATAGCAGAACAACTCCATGTGACGGCGGATGACCCAGGGGTCGCGCGAATTGTAGTAGCCGTAATAAGGCTCGCCCCAATAGTGGTACTGACCGGGAGGGCTGACTTCGTTGTACGCCGTATTCCAGAGGGAATCGGGATCGTCGTTCAAAAGTTTGGTAATGTCGTAGGTCCCGCCCTGCTGGCCGCCGTGCTGCCCGAACCAGAGCACGTACCACATTCCCACATACCTGTCCTTATCCTCTTTCATGCCGTCGATCAGATCGACCGTGCGGCCGTAATCGTCCGTCGAGCAGACAAGATTGACGGTATCCTGCGGGGAGAGGACGGAGGCCTGCAACTCCCCGTCCGTATCAAACTTGTTATCGTCCAACGTTTCCTCCTTTGTGCCGCCGCTGCCTTTGGGACTGCATCCGAACCCGAAAGCCGAAACCATGCAAAAGCACAGCAGCAGACTGATGATCTTTATGAATTTTCTCATCTGAACCTCCTTTCCTTATAGAATGACTCTCACTTTTTCGAAGCGTAATCGTAACTGAGCCTGCCGATGGGCGCGCTGTCGCCCGAAACATAGTAATCCATGATATCCTGCGGATTCGAGATATGGTCGGTCACCTTTACTTTGAGAGAAAGGGACTTGGAATCTTTCAGCCCCAGCGCTTTCAGAGGCACTTTGACGATGATCTGGTTGCCCGAAACGCGGTATTCCGCTTTTCCCGCCTCGGAAAACGCATAGCCGCCCGTGCTCTTTTCCACCGAAGTCGTGCCGTCCGACGAGGGATGACGGTTGACGACGAAATCGTATCCTTCAAAGGTCTTGTTCTTTTCGTTTCCCGTGCCGAGCAGGATATTCATCCAACTTTCGTCGCCCTGCTCGTAAGAAGTGACGGGCGCGAGCGTCGAAATTTTCAGATACAGATATTCCGAATCGTTGGCGATCTGAATATCCGTAATGTCGTTGCGGGCGCTCGTATCCGTATAGTGGTATTCGGGCGTATCGACGATGCCGCGGTAGTCGCGCACCATGGCGTCCCCCGCGAAATCCTTATACGTGTACAGCCCTTCCCATTCGCCGAACGAATCGAGCGATTTCGCCGCGAATTTCTGGCGGTAATTTTTATCTTCTTCGTACTTGTAGGCGCGTATATTCTTAAGCGTCTGCAAATAGAAATTATCGCCGTAGCCGCCTTTCATGGGCTCGATGTCGCGGGAATATTCCTCGTTGAACGCGTCCACGAAATACACTTTCTGTTCGGTCGCGGAAACCTTTTCCGCAAATTTGATCATCGTCCATTCGTTCCAGCCCGTCACAAACGCGATGTCTACGTCTTTGCCCGCGCTTTCCATATCGAATACCGTCTGCCACTGCGACTGATAATTGAGCCCTTCCCGCATGCGCGAAGAATCGTTTTTCATGGTATCCATGTCGAATCCTCTGCCGCGGTTTCCGAAATCTTCGTTGCTCATTTTGGAAGAAGTGTGCTGTGCGACGGAAACGGAAACGATGCCGTTGTGATCGTATTGCGGATACTCGAACTCGATCCAGGGGAAAGAATTTTCCTGCGGATTTTTGTCGGGCCACTGCGCCTGACGGAAATCGAAATATTCGTTGATGAGCCATTGGTCGCGTTCCGCGTCCTCGCCCTCGAAGGAAAAATTCCATTTATCGCCGATGATCATTGGCTTTCCTTCAGGGCTGAACCACAGATCGGGGTAGTAGGAATCGTTTTCCTCGCCCGCGGCGGGCTCGGTATAGTACGTATCGTAGATCTGCCATGCGGTCTGCTTGCTCGAACTGTTGGTGAACCAAACCACTTTGGGAACGTCCCACCCCTGTTTCTGATATTTATCGAGCGTTTTTAAGACTTGTTGATAGGAAGAGTGATACAAAACGGCGTTGGTCGCGTCGAATACGAGGAAATCCACGCCGAGCATGGTCAGCATTTCCACGTGGCGGTCGACGACCCACGGGTCGCTCGAATTATAGTAGCCGAACAGCGGCTCCCCCCACACGTGATAGGCGTTTACGGGACTGTCCGTCGTATTGTACGGATCCCAGAGCGCGTCGGGATTTTCCTCCAACAGTTTGGTCACGTCGTACACGCCCCTGTGATGCGCGCCCATCCAGTTGAAATAGAACATGCCGACGTAGCGGTCTTTATCGGTCTTTTGACCCGAAGAGCGTTCGGTCTTTCTGCCGAGCGCGTCGGTCGCGACGGTATTGAGAAGAGTGAACTGCTGATCGGAAATATCGCCCAGCGTATCGATCGAGTTTTCTTTGCCGCAGCCCGCCGCCGAAAGGGCGAACGCCGCGGTGAGCAGGAAAGATAAACAGATGAATGCGATCTTTTTCATAAATTGCACCTTTTCAGCCTTTCAGCCCGTCTACGGCGACGCCTTCGATGAGCTGTTTCTGGAAGAGAATAAAGAAGATCATCGGCAATATGGACATAAACACGCCCGAAGCCATTCTGAGATTTTCCTTGTCCTTGGTCACGTTCTGCACTGTCACGTCCTGGTAGATCTTAAAGGCGAGCGTTTCCTTGCCCTCCTGATTCATGTACAGGAGCGGGCCGTAGAAATCGCCCCAGTAGGCGTTGAATACGCTGACCATGACGAAGATGAGCACGGGAATACACAGCGGCACGGTGATCAGGAGATATCTTTGAAAGAGATTCGCGCCGTCCAGCCGCGCCGCGTTGTCCATTTCGTTGGGAATGCCCTTCATGAACTGGCGTATCAGAAAAATGTAGATCGCGCCGCCGCCGAAAAAGTTCGGGATCACGAAGGGAAGTATGGTGTTCGTCCAGCCGAGATTGGTGTACATGACGTAGAGCGGGATCTGCGTGACCACGCCGGGGATCATCATGGTCGCAAGCATGACCGCGAACAAGAGCCCGCTGCCGAGAAATTTGATCTTTGCGAATCCGTACGCCACCAACGACGCCGAACACGGCACGACGATCACGTTGATCCCGACGATGAGCACGGTGCGCAGAAACGCCTTGATGTAATCGCCTTCGAAGAACATGCTCCACCCCTGCACCGAAAAAGGCGCGGGCCAGAATTCCACGGGATACAGTTTTACCTGATCGGACGTCATGAAACTTCTGATAAACATATAGAAATAGGGAAACACCAATACGATCGCCAAAATGATCAGAACGGCATATTGCAGCGTGCGCGTCAAGCCCCGCGCCGCGCGCGTGTTGCGGAAATTCGTAAGATTCGGAGAGTTCTTCGTATGTTCCATGTCAGGCATCCTCCCCGTAATACACCCACTTGCTCGTCTTGAACACGACGGCGGTCAGCGCCGCGATGATGATAAACAGTACCCATGCGAGCGCGCAGGCATACCCCAGCGAATAATATTCGAACGCTTCTTTGTAAATTTTAACGGCATAAAAATAGATGGAACCTTCCATACCCTTGCCGCCCTGCGGCGCGAAGATCATCGTGGAATTGATCTGCAGACTGCCGATGATGCCCGTCACGAGATTGTAGAAGATCATGGAAGTGCTCATGGGTATGGTGATGGAAACGAGCCTGCGCATCGCGCCCGCGCCGTCGATCTTCGCAGCCTCGTACAGCGCGGTCGGAATATTTTTAAACGCGGCGATCCACAGGACCATGCCCCCGCCTACGCCCCAAAGCCCCATGACGATGACAGCGAACATGGATGTGCTCGCCGCCGAGAAAAAGGGATTGGGCGGAATGTTGAAAAGGCTTAAAATGGTATTGAGCGCGCCCGTATCGGACATGATGTCTTTCCAGATGACGCTCGACACGACGCCGGGGATCATGCAGGGAAGATAGTAAAACACGCGGAATACGGTGACGCCCTTCACCTGCATATTGACCAGAAGCGCGACGAAGTAAGAAAGCACCAGCATGAGCGGCACGCTGATGACCGCGTACAGCACGGTGTTGGACAGAACTTTGTAAAATTCGGTATCGATCTTAAAGATCTGTTCATAGTTGCCCCAGCCCGCGAATTCGAAGGTGTTGAACCCCGAAAAATCGAAAAAACTGTAATAGAGCGATTGTATCATCGGATAGATGGTAAAGACAAGAATGCCGATCGTCAGCGGCAACGTGAATAACCATCCCGAATAATTGGTGCGCAGCACCTGTTTGACTTGCTTGCCTAATTTCACGGCAGCGCTGTTTTTTTCTTTCATGTATGCTATCTCTTATTGATGGTCGCTTTGATCTCCTCGTCGAACCGCGCGAGCGCCGCTTCCAGCCCCATGCCGGGCCTTGCAAGATAGTTCGTGACGAGATCCGAAAGATTGCCGATCAGTTCGGTCTGCTTTTTCGGCGCAAAGCCCAAAAAGAAATCCGTCGGCTGATTGTATTCCACCTTGTAGGTGTACGCCTCCATATTGAGGTCTTTATATTCCCCGTTGACGCCCTGTCCCCAAAGATTGGTCTTGGGATCCGCCATATCCTTGCGGATGGGCGGATTGGTCGCGCCCGCCTTGGCGAAAGCGTTCTGTCCGTCCTCGGACACCATGTATTTCAAAAACTGCCAGGCAAGGTCGCGTTTCTGCGTCTTGTTATAGATGCAGTAGCCGGGCACGCCCGTGCCGATCTTGGGCTGATCTCCGATGAGCGGGAAAGTCACGAGATCGTAATCTTCCCCCAAAAGATTATAAAATTTAGAGGCGGGCGCGGAATGGAACATCATGGCGCCCTGTCCGCCCTCGTAGTTCGCCTGCGCCGAAGAATTGAGCGGCGCGACGTATCTCTTTTCGACCAGTTCGTTCATCATGTTGAGAGCGGCGCGCCCCTCTTCGCTGTTCACGACGAGTTGGTTGTTCTCGTCGAACACGCTGCATCCGTTGGAGAGGAAAATGGGATACATGACCGCTTCCCAGTTGATATACGCGTCGATGACGTATTGACCCGTCATTCCGTTCTCGTCGAAATATTTGCGGATCGTCTCGCACGTATCGAGAAAATCCTGCCAGGTCCAGCCGTTTTTGACCTTGGACATATCGACGTTCGCAGCCTTGAAAATGCCCTTATTGATATGCGTTACGACGCGGTCGGCGCTTCTCGGAATCAGATACTGCGCTCCGTCGAAATTCTGCTGGCCGAGTTTCCACATTTCGGGATAAAAAGCATCTAAAAATTCACTGTCCCGCTCGAGTTCCGCGTTTATGTAGGGATCGAGATTCAGAAACAGTTTTTCTTCGATCAGAGGAAAACTTTCCGCCGAACTCATCCATAAAATATCGGGCATCGTTCCGGGATTTTTCAGATCCGCCTGATAATAACTGGAAAGCGCGGACGTGTAGTTGGTCCCCTGAATGACCTCAGGCTGAATGGTGACATTCGGAAAAATTTCGTTGAACCCTTCGATCAGCCCTTCGATGAGTTCCTTTTCGCGCGCGTCGGCCGTAATACCGACTTTCAGAGTTTCGGTGATCTCGTAATCCACGTCCAGATTCGGCGTGTACTCATCGACGGTGCTTGAGCCGCCGGGACGGCAACCGACCAATCCGACCGAGCCGAACAGCAATACGACCGCAAGAATCAATCCTGTAAATTTCGACTTCATAATGTCCTCCGTTATTTTTTTGCGCATATGCGCATATCTTGTAATTTGGATTACGTTTTACCTAGGTAAAACGTAAAAAAGGGTACCCTTTTTTATATAGAAAATATTTTTTTATTTTAAATTTCTCGCTTTTCCCAAAGAATCGCGCATGACGGCCTTTGCCTGAAACCAAATGACGTCTTCCGAAATCGTCTTTTCGCGGATACTGTCGATAATGGCTTTGGCGATCCTTCTTCCCATTTCCCGCTTGTCGTGCGAAATGCTGCTCAAAGACGGCGAGAAAAATTCCGCAAGCCAGATATCGTCGCAGCCGATGACGGAAACGTCCTCGGGAACGCGCAGCCCCATTTCCCGCAATCCTCGCATCGCCCCCACCGCTGCCATGTCGTTCGTGCAAAACAGGGCGGTGACCTCGGGATGCGCGCGCATCAGCCGTTTGACGCTCTCGTAACCGAGCACTTCGGAATTTTCCGACGAATTATTGCCGAATAAAATATAATCGTCGTTTTCCGTCAGCCCCAATTCCTTTCGCGCCTCGTAAAAAGCACGGCCGCGGTTATCCGCAAGAAAACGGGGACGGTCGCCGTAATACAAATATCCGATGTCGCGATGTCCCAATGTATACAGCGTGCGGCAGTATTCCTTGATGGCGTCGGCATAGTCCACATAGGCGCGTATGCCCTGTTCCGTTCCGAAATTTACCAGCAAAGTTCCCTGCTTTCTCAGAATGTCCAAAAACGTGGCGGGATATTCGTTGGTCATAAAATTGACCAGACCGCTCAACTTCCTCTGACAGACCGCGTCGAGTTTTTTATCCATATTATTGTCCAGCATAAATATGGAAACGATATAGCCGTTCTGCGTTGCGTATTCTTCGATCCCCCGCACGACTTCCACGTGATAAGGATTGGACATTTCATAGACAGCCACGCCGATATGATGATTGTTTTTTGACGCGAGACTCTTTGCCGTATAATTCTGCACGTAATGGAGTTCTTTTACGGTCTTTAAAACTTTTTGCCTGAGATCTTCCTTTACGACAGCCGTGTTGTTGAGCACGTTCGAAACCGTACCAACGGAAACGCCCGCAGCCCTCGCGATGTCCGATCTGGTCACGTTTTTTTCCGATTTCAAGTCCATATTCATCCCTCTATACATTTTTGACGCGCGTCAAATTACAGTTTCATTATACTGTAACATTTTCCGTTTGTCAATAGGTCTTTTAAAAATTTTCGAAAAATTTTTAATTGCGATACGTAGGTTTAGAAATTTTGCGAAAGGGCGCATATAATAAAGAGTATAGAAACGGAGGATACGGATGGAGAAACTGAAAGCCTATTATTTCACGGGTACCGGAAACACACGATACGTGACCGAAAAACTTTGCGGGTATTTACAAGACAGATATGATACCGAAACGTTCGACGTTACGAAAACGGTAAGCGTCTCTTCTGCCGATCTCTTATTATTCGCCTTTCCCGTTTACGGTTCTTCCCCGCCCAAACCGATGGTCCGATTCGTTTTGAACAACGCGCAAAAGATACGCGGACAGGAATGTATCGTCATTGCAACGCAATATAAGTTTTCGGGCGACGGTGCGGCGAGTTTAGGGCGACTCCTCGAAAAAACAGGCGCAAAAGTATCTTTTGCGGAGCATTTCAATATGCCGAACAATCTTTCCGATTGCGCGATGTTTAAGATCCGCAACGGCGCCGAACTCAAAGATACCCTCGAAAGAGCGGAAAAAAAGGCGCAATGTTTCGCCGGCCGTATTTTAAAGGGCAAAAAATTTCGGCGCGGGTTCAATCCCCTCTCCCATTCCGTAGGCTATGTATGCCAGCGGAAATGGTGGCGGAAAGGCGAAAACGAAAAAAAGAGCAGCCTGCAAATCGACGCGCAGAAATGCGTCGGCTGCGGGTTATGCGCGGACCGCTGTCCCATTCATAATATCCGCATCGAAAACGGAAAAGCCGTACCCCAATCGGATTGCGCACTCTGTTACCGCTGCGTGAACCTCTGTCCGAAACAAGCAATCCGCTTATTCGGAAAAGAGTTTTCTCAACCGCAATACAAAGGTCCTTCGAAATGAAAACGGGCGCCTCGTCGGGAGGCGCCCGTTTTCATTTCAATTCTTCTTTCAGATATTCCAGATATTTACAATAATTTTCAAAGGATACGATGGGCGGAACGCTGTGGTCGCAGGACGGGATATAGCGTCCCGCCCGATACAGCCGCGCGGCTTTCTGCGCTTCCTTTCGCAGCGCGTCGCCGCCCTTTGCAAGATTCAGTTTATCGACGCCGCCGATCATACCCAGCGTGGGATAGCGTTCGCGCACGGTCTCTCCGTCCATTCCCGCCGCCCGCTCCAAAGGCAGAATACAGGTAAAACCCGCTTCCGCTACCATATCGAGTACGGGCATAACGTTGCCGTCGCTGTCGAAAACGATATGCCGTACGCCGCGGCGCTTCAACATATCGATGACGCGTTTCCATTGCGGAAAAATAAACTCCCTGACCATTGCGGGGCTGACCATCGGCCCGTTTTTATACGCCATATCTTCACCGAAATAGACGAGATCGGGCACGCCGAACGAGAGCGCTTTTCCCCACAGAGCAATGAGAAAATCCCCGTGAAAAGCGGTCATTTCCGCAATCAGGTCGGGTTCGTCGCAGAACAAAATCATGAGGTCTTCGAACTTGATAAAGTCGCGCAGGAAGGCGAAAATGCCGCGGGAAATCATCTGTGTCGGGCAGTCGTACGTTCCCGCGCGCCGCCAGAATCCCGGAAGATGCGCAAACCGCGCGGCGTCATTCGCATCCAGGCGCTCGGCATAACGCAGAAAACTGTTCCTGTCTTTGATCGGAAATTCGATATAGTGCGGCATCGCGCTGGAATCTTTTTCGAGAGTGCAGGTGATCCCCAGCGCGTCGCGCTTGGTAACGAACCGCCCGTTTTGCGAGAGTATCTCCTCTTCATAGAGCGGATACGGGTTGAAATCACACGGCACCGACAAAAAACTGCCCAGGCCGAAATATTCCGCGTAAGATTTCCCGTTCATGTGCGGCAGATAGAGCGCGTCGCATTCGGGCCAGAACATCATATATTCGGTCAGAGGCGGCTTTTCAGGCGTCAAGCCCGAAAGGCAATCGAGAAAATCTTTACGGAAACCCATTCTATTTGCTCCTTTGACGCGCTACGCCCGTGCTTTCGCGCACATAATGTTTGATGCCGACGGTATGCTCCCCGCTGTCCGCGTTCTTTTCGAAAAGCAGATCGAAAATTGCCTTGGCGTATTCGGTATAATCGGGGCCGAAGGTCGTGATCGAAGGCTCGAACACCGCGGAGAGCGCGTTGTTATCGATGCCCAAAACAGAAATATCTTCGGGGCAATGCAGCCCGTTGTCGCGCATAGCCTTGATAAACCCCATCGCCATCAGATCGTTGGTGGCGATCACCGCGGTGTAGCCGTCCAGCCGTTGCAGCATTTCCTGCCCCATGCGGTAACCGTTTTCGATATTCGTATCGATAAATGTATCTTTGCTGAAAACAAACGGCTTCTTTTCCCCGAAATACTTTTCGGACAATTCGCAAAACAGGCGCACGCGGCCGTCGTCCATATCGTCAGCGGGAAAGGCGGAGAGGTATGCCGCCTTTTTATGTCCGAGCGATTTGAGCAGGCGAAAATGGCTGTCGAGTCCCCCTTTCATATCGATGTTGACGTAGGTGACGTCCGTCCGATAATTATTGTAATCCTTTCCGCCGCCCGACACGATGCGCACGCCGTTGTCTACAAGTTTATCCAGAAGTTTCGAATCCAGTTTATTGAGTTTCACCGCGAGAAACACGCCGTCGATGCGACGCGCGATGAGTTGGTTGACGTACACTTCGAAATCGGCATAGCCGCCGCAGATGTTGAGAAAATAATTGTGCTTGATGCCTTGCTTTTCCAGTTCGCTGACGAGTTGCAGAAACATGGGATTGGATATATCGTTGATAATTACGGCGAATTGGTACGACTGATTCGTCTTCATGCTGCGCGCCGCCATATCGGGAACGTATTTCAACTCTTTGACGGCGGCGAGCACTTTTTCCCTCGTTTCGGGGCTGAACGTGCGCGTGTTGTTGAGCACGCAGGAAACGGTGGCAATGCTGACTCCCGCGCGCTCCGCGACCAATGCTCGGTTGGGTTTGTTGGATTTATCAATCGTTTTTTCCATTTTTTATCCTTTGATGCCGCTCAGCGTGACGCCTTCTATCAATAATTTCTGGAAACAGAAGAACAGTACGGCGCAGGGGATCAGCATGATGATACCGCCTGCCATCTGCACGTTCGCGAGCGGATTATTCGCACCGCTCATCATAAAATCCATGTACAGACCGAGCGAAATGGTATAGAGCCTTTCGCGGCTGCCCAGGTATAACAGCGGATTCATGAAGTCGTTCCACGTGCCCAGAAAGGTATTCACCATCGTAAAAGCGATAATGGGCAGGCACAGCGGCATGACGATCTGCCAATAGATACGGAATTTATTCGCGCCGTCGATCTTCGCAGCCTCGCCGAGTTGGTCGGGAATGCCGCGCATGAACTGACGCATGAGAAAGATATTCACCGCGCCGCCGCCGAAAAACCCGGGCAGCATCATCGGATACCACGTGCCGATCCAGCCGAAATCGGAAAAAATGATATACAGCGGGATCTGCATGGTGATCGAGGGAAGCATCATCGTCGCGAGCGTGACGGAGAAAACGACTTCCCTCCCGGGAAATTTCAATTTGGAAAAACCGTAGGCGCAGAGCGACGAGGAGAGCGTGATGCCGACGATGTTGACGACGGCGATGAGTACGGTATTGAAGATCCAATAGACGGATTTGAGGTTGAATACCCTTCCGTACGCATCAAAAGAAGGAGATTTCGACCAAAGCAGGGACATACGGATGATCTCCTGGTCGGTCATGAGGCTGCGCGAGAGCATAGCGAAGAGCGGAAACAGGAAGAACAGCCCCAACACGATCAGAAACGCGTATTTTGCAAACGAAGTAAAGAACCGCGCGGCGGGAGAATGTGCATGCGTTACCATATTATGCGACCTCCCCGTAATAGACCCATTTGGAGGTTTTGAAAGTCACCGCCGTGATCGCCGCGATGATGACGAACAGGATCCAGGAGAGCGCGGAGGCGTACCCCATCATATTATTGCCCATCGCGTTGTCGTAAATATGCAGCACGAAAAAGTTGAGCGCCTCGGAATTATTGGGATTTCGAAGCAGTAATACCTGCGTGAAGATCTGCAGACCGCCGATAATGCCCATAATGAGATTGTAAAAGATCATGGGCGTGCACATGGGCAAAGTGATGCGGAAGGTGCGGACAAAGAAATTCGCGCCGTCTAAACTTGCGGCTTCGTATAGACTTTCGGGAATGCCTTTCAATTGCGCGATCCACAAGACCATGCCCCCGCCCATGCCGAATAAACTCATAAAAATGAGCGACGGCAGGACGGTTTCCGCCGAGTTATAGAACTGATACGGGGGAAGTTTCAAAAACTCCGTGAGAATGACGTTGAACATGCCCCCGTTCACCTTTGTGATATCGTTCCACAACAGTCCCGACGCGACTGCGGGAATGATGACGGGAATATAGTAGATCGTGCGAAAGACGCGCATGCCCTTCAACTTCTGATTGAGCAGCATGGCGATCGCAAAGGAAAGCACCAGATTGAGCGGCACAGTGATGATCGTGTAGGATATGGTGACGAAAAGGCTGTTGCCGACCGCTTTCCAGTTTTTGCCGAACGCGTCGGCAAAGTTCTGAATGCCGACGAACGCGGGCTTTGCGTTCACGAGCGTCGGGTTGTAATCGGTAAAACTGTAATAGAGCGACGTCATCATCGGAACGAGCGTAAACAACAGGATTCCGAGTATTACGGGCAAGACGAAGAGATACGAAGTAAATATATCCAGCGCCTTGCCTTTACGGAAAGTTCTGACCTTGGACATAGCGGCTTCTACTCCGCTTTGGCCAGCATGGCCTCTTTATATGCTTTCAGATCGTTGACGAAGCCCGCACTCATTTCATAAGTATCGCCCTTCTTTTCCCAACTGTTGTCGGAAATGGCTTTGGTCATGACGAGCGTCATGGTGTCGAACATGACTTTGTGATTATCGGGATCGTAGATATTGAACACGTTCAGCCCGATATCCCGCTCCTCGTACGCGGTAAACGCCTGATGATTGAGGGTCGGATCGTTTTCCGTGATCCAATCGCCGCTGTCTTTCATGGATTTCAGGACAGGAATGCCCGCGCCCGAACGCCCCAACACCTGCTGTCCGGGTTCGGTGATCAGCCATTTGATGACTTCCCATGCGAGTTGTTCGTTGTTTTTGGTATTTCCGCCCTTGTCGGAAAGGCGGTCTTTGGCGACGTAAGTAATGGCGTAACCGCTGTTGCCCGCCCCGATCTTATCAAAGGGAAGCGGGAGAAAATCCACGTCGATATCCCTCTTTAAAATAGTGGGGAGTTTTGGACGCACGCTGAACCACATGGCGGCTTTGCTCGACAGAAACGCCGTACTCGCCGTTCCGTCCTGCGGGCCGAAACTGTAATCGTTGACGAACATTTCGCTGTAAATCTTGCGGTAGGCGGCGACAGTCTTGTCGCTGTCCACCGTGATCGCGTCGCGCCCCGACAAATCCGTATCGATCAGCGAACCGCCGAAACTTTCGATCGCGCTGTG from Candidatus Borkfalkia ceftriaxoniphila includes the following:
- a CDS encoding uroporphyrinogen decarboxylase family protein, with translation MGFRKDFLDCLSGLTPEKPPLTEYMMFWPECDALYLPHMNGKSYAEYFGLGSFLSVPCDFNPYPLYEEEILSQNGRFVTKRDALGITCTLEKDSSAMPHYIEFPIKDRNSFLRYAERLDANDAARFAHLPGFWRRAGTYDCPTQMISRGIFAFLRDFIKFEDLMILFCDEPDLIAEMTAFHGDFLIALWGKALSFGVPDLVYFGEDMAYKNGPMVSPAMVREFIFPQWKRVIDMLKRRGVRHIVFDSDGNVMPVLDMVAEAGFTCILPLERAAGMDGETVRERYPTLGMIGGVDKLNLAKGGDALRKEAQKAARLYRAGRYIPSCDHSVPPIVSFENYCKYLEYLKEELK
- a CDS encoding ABC transporter substrate-binding protein — translated: MKSKFTGLILAVVLLFGSVGLVGCRPGGSSTVDEYTPNLDVDYEITETLKVGITADAREKELIEGLIEGFNEIFPNVTIQPEVIQGTNYTSALSSYYQADLKNPGTMPDILWMSSAESFPLIEEKLFLNLDPYINAELERDSEFLDAFYPEMWKLGQQNFDGAQYLIPRSADRVVTHINKGIFKAANVDMSKVKNGWTWQDFLDTCETIRKYFDENGMTGQYVIDAYINWEAVMYPIFLSNGCSVFDENNQLVVNSEEGRAALNMMNELVEKRYVAPLNSSAQANYEGGQGAMMFHSAPASKFYNLLGEDYDLVTFPLIGDQPKIGTGVPGYCIYNKTQKRDLAWQFLKYMVSEDGQNAFAKAGATNPPIRKDMADPKTNLWGQGVNGEYKDLNMEAYTYKVEYNQPTDFFLGFAPKKQTELIGNLSDLVTNYLARPGMGLEAALARFDEEIKATINKR
- a CDS encoding LacI family DNA-binding transcriptional regulator, which produces MDLKSEKNVTRSDIARAAGVSVGTVSNVLNNTAVVKEDLRQKVLKTVKELHYVQNYTAKSLASKNNHHIGVAVYEMSNPYHVEVVRGIEEYATQNGYIVSIFMLDNNMDKKLDAVCQRKLSGLVNFMTNEYPATFLDILRKQGTLLVNFGTEQGIRAYVDYADAIKEYCRTLYTLGHRDIGYLYYGDRPRFLADNRGRAFYEARKELGLTENDDYILFGNNSSENSEVLGYESVKRLMRAHPEVTALFCTNDMAAVGAMRGLREMGLRVPEDVSVIGCDDIWLAEFFSPSLSSISHDKREMGRRIAKAIIDSIREKTISEDVIWFQAKAVMRDSLGKARNLK
- a CDS encoding carbohydrate ABC transporter permease, producing the protein MEHTKNSPNLTNFRNTRAARGLTRTLQYAVLIILAIVLVFPYFYMFIRSFMTSDQVKLYPVEFWPAPFSVQGWSMFFEGDYIKAFLRTVLIVGINVIVVPCSASLVAYGFAKIKFLGSGLLFAVMLATMMIPGVVTQIPLYVMYTNLGWTNTILPFVIPNFFGGGAIYIFLIRQFMKGIPNEMDNAARLDGANLFQRYLLITVPLCIPVLIFVMVSVFNAYWGDFYGPLLYMNQEGKETLAFKIYQDVTVQNVTKDKENLRMASGVFMSILPMIFFILFQKQLIEGVAVDGLKG
- a CDS encoding carbohydrate ABC transporter permease, whose product is MKEKNSAAVKLGKQVKQVLRTNYSGWLFTLPLTIGILVFTIYPMIQSLYYSFFDFSGFNTFEFAGWGNYEQIFKIDTEFYKVLSNTVLYAVISVPLMLVLSYFVALLVNMQVKGVTVFRVFYYLPCMIPGVVSSVIWKDIMSDTGALNTILSLFNIPPNPFFSAASTSMFAVIVMGLWGVGGGMVLWIAAFKNIPTALYEAAKIDGAGAMRRLVSITIPMSTSMIFYNLVTGIIGSLQINSTMIFAPQGGKGMEGSIYFYAVKIYKEAFEYYSLGYACALAWVLFIIIAALTAVVFKTSKWVYYGEDA
- a CDS encoding EFR1 family ferrodoxin (N-terminal region resembles flavodoxins. C-terminal ferrodoxin region binds two 4Fe-4S clusters.); translation: MEKLKAYYFTGTGNTRYVTEKLCGYLQDRYDTETFDVTKTVSVSSADLLLFAFPVYGSSPPKPMVRFVLNNAQKIRGQECIVIATQYKFSGDGAASLGRLLEKTGAKVSFAEHFNMPNNLSDCAMFKIRNGAELKDTLERAEKKAQCFAGRILKGKKFRRGFNPLSHSVGYVCQRKWWRKGENEKKSSLQIDAQKCVGCGLCADRCPIHNIRIENGKAVPQSDCALCYRCVNLCPKQAIRLFGKEFSQPQYKGPSK